One window of Streptomyces sp. NBC_00273 genomic DNA carries:
- the mraY gene encoding phospho-N-acetylmuramoyl-pentapeptide-transferase: protein MRQILFAGVIGMFLTVIGTPLLIKLLARKGYGQFIRDDGPRGHAGKKGTPTMGGISFILATLIAYALTKVLTGEEPSFSGLLVLFLMAGMGLVGYLDDYIKIVKRRSLGLRAKAKMSGQLIVGIAFAVLALQFKDSRGLTPASTKLSFVTDFGWSIGPVLFVVWALFMILAMSNGVNLTDGLDGLATGAAVMVFGAYTFIGVWQFQESCARAGDLTNPNACFEVRDPLDLAVVASALMGACFGFLWWNTSPAKIFMGDTGSLALGGALAGLAICSRTEFLMALLGGLFVLITMSVVIQVGSFKMTGKRVFRMAPLQHHFELKGWSEVLVVVRFWIIQGMCVIVGLGLFYAGWAADK from the coding sequence ATGAGGCAGATCCTGTTCGCCGGTGTCATCGGCATGTTCCTCACCGTCATCGGCACCCCGCTGCTGATCAAGCTGCTCGCCCGCAAGGGCTACGGCCAGTTCATCCGCGACGACGGCCCCCGCGGCCACGCCGGGAAGAAGGGCACGCCCACCATGGGCGGCATCTCCTTCATCCTGGCGACGCTCATCGCGTACGCCCTGACGAAGGTCCTCACCGGTGAGGAGCCGAGCTTCTCGGGCCTGCTCGTCCTGTTCCTGATGGCCGGCATGGGCCTCGTCGGGTACCTGGACGACTACATCAAGATCGTCAAGCGGCGTTCGCTGGGCCTGCGGGCCAAGGCGAAGATGTCCGGCCAGCTGATCGTCGGCATCGCCTTCGCGGTGCTGGCCCTCCAGTTCAAGGACTCCCGCGGGCTGACCCCGGCCTCCACCAAGCTGTCGTTCGTCACGGACTTCGGCTGGTCGATAGGTCCGGTGCTGTTCGTGGTGTGGGCGCTGTTCATGATCCTGGCGATGTCCAACGGCGTGAACCTCACCGACGGTCTGGACGGTCTCGCGACCGGCGCCGCCGTGATGGTCTTCGGCGCCTACACCTTCATCGGTGTCTGGCAGTTCCAGGAGTCCTGCGCCAGGGCCGGGGACCTCACCAACCCGAACGCCTGCTTCGAGGTGCGCGACCCGCTCGACCTCGCGGTCGTCGCCTCCGCCCTCATGGGCGCCTGCTTCGGCTTCCTGTGGTGGAACACCTCGCCCGCCAAGATCTTCATGGGTGACACCGGCTCGCTCGCCCTCGGCGGCGCGCTCGCGGGCCTCGCCATCTGCTCCCGCACGGAGTTCCTGATGGCGCTCCTCGGCGGCCTCTTCGTGCTCATCACGATGTCGGTCGTCATCCAGGTCGGTTCCTTCAAGATGACCGGCAAGCGGGTCTTCCGGATGGCACCACTGCAGCACCACTTCGAGCTCAAGGGCTGGTCCGAGGTACTGGTCGTGGTCCGCTTCTGGATCATCCAGGGCATGTGCGTGATCGTTGGTCTCGGTCTCTTCTACGCGGGATGGGCAGCCGACAAGTGA
- a CDS encoding UDP-N-acetylmuramoyl-tripeptide--D-alanyl-D-alanine ligase — MIALSLAEIADITGGRPHDIPDPSLQVTGPVVYDSREVGPGSLFAAFVGERVDGHDYAQRAVSEGAVAVLATRPVGVPAIVVPDVVAALGALARAVVTRLGTDVVALTGSAGKTSTKDLIAQVLQHHAPTVWTPGNLNNEIGLPITTLRVTEDTQHLVLEMGARGIGHIRYLTGLTPPRIGLVLNVGTAHIGEFGGREQIAQAKGELVEALPTEAEGGVAVLNADDLLVREMAGRTKARTVLFGEAEDAEIRATEVRMTDRGQASFTLHTPTGCSDVTLRLYGEHHVSNALAAAAVAHVLGMSVQEIATALSGAGTLSRWRMEVTERADGVTIVNDAYNANPESMRAALRALAAMGGAGKANGGRTWAVLGPMAELGDDALAEHDAVGRLVVRLNVSKLVAVGGREASWLQLGAYNEGSWGEESVLVSDAQAAVDLLRSELRPGDVVLVKASRSAGLERVAQGLLDSTVEGEVADR, encoded by the coding sequence GTGATCGCCCTTTCCCTCGCCGAGATCGCCGACATCACCGGCGGGCGCCCCCACGACATACCGGATCCGTCCCTCCAGGTCACCGGTCCCGTGGTCTACGACTCCCGCGAGGTCGGGCCGGGCAGCCTGTTCGCCGCCTTCGTCGGCGAGCGGGTCGACGGTCACGACTACGCGCAGCGCGCGGTGTCCGAGGGCGCCGTGGCCGTCCTCGCGACCCGGCCCGTCGGCGTACCGGCCATCGTGGTCCCCGACGTGGTGGCCGCCCTCGGAGCACTCGCCCGGGCCGTGGTCACCCGCCTGGGCACCGATGTCGTGGCCCTCACCGGATCCGCCGGCAAGACCTCCACCAAGGACCTGATCGCGCAGGTGCTCCAGCACCACGCGCCGACGGTGTGGACCCCCGGAAACCTGAACAACGAGATCGGCCTGCCGATCACGACGCTGCGCGTCACCGAGGACACCCAGCACCTGGTCCTGGAGATGGGCGCCCGCGGCATCGGCCACATCCGCTACCTCACCGGACTGACGCCCCCGCGGATCGGTCTGGTCCTCAACGTCGGCACCGCCCACATCGGCGAGTTCGGCGGCCGTGAGCAGATCGCGCAGGCCAAGGGGGAGCTGGTCGAGGCCCTGCCGACCGAGGCGGAGGGCGGCGTCGCCGTGCTCAACGCCGATGACCTGCTGGTTCGTGAAATGGCCGGGCGCACGAAGGCCCGTACGGTGCTGTTCGGTGAGGCCGAGGACGCCGAAATCCGGGCCACCGAAGTCCGCATGACGGACAGGGGGCAGGCTTCCTTCACACTGCACACACCGACCGGGTGCAGCGACGTGACCTTGCGGCTGTACGGTGAGCACCACGTGTCGAACGCGCTCGCCGCGGCCGCCGTCGCCCATGTACTGGGCATGTCCGTGCAGGAGATCGCCACCGCGCTCTCCGGTGCGGGCACGCTGTCCCGGTGGCGGATGGAGGTCACCGAGCGGGCGGACGGTGTGACGATCGTCAACGACGCCTACAACGCGAATCCCGAGTCCATGCGGGCCGCACTCCGCGCGCTCGCCGCGATGGGCGGGGCCGGCAAGGCGAACGGGGGACGCACGTGGGCGGTGCTCGGCCCGATGGCCGAGCTCGGAGACGACGCTCTCGCCGAGCACGACGCGGTCGGACGACTTGTCGTCCGGCTCAACGTGAGCAAGCTCGTCGCAGTCGGGGGCAGGGAAGCCTCCTGGCTGCAACTGGGCGCATATAACGAGGGTTCGTGGGGTGAGGAGTCGGTGCTCGTGTCCGACGCGCAGGCGGCGGTCGACCTGTTGCGCAGTGAACTGCGCCCGGGTGACGTCGTGCTGGTGAAGGCTTCCAGGTCGGCCGGTCTGGAGCGGGTGGCCCAGGGCCTTCTCGACAGCACTGTCGAGGGCGAGGTCGCCGACCGATGA